GGCAGCCATGTTATGAGCCACCACCGACACGGCCTCCTGTGTTTCCAGTCGGTCGATCACCTTTGTCAGGGCCTCATTCACGCTGCGGTCGAACTGCTCCTGCTTTACCTTGATGGCATCGTTTATCCAATACAGTTGCAGCCCCACCACCCCCAGTAGCGAGACGCTCATCAGCACGAGAACTCCTATGATTGTTTGCTTGCTCACACAACAAATGTACGTTTTTGAAAGCGCCTGCGCTCTACTTTAACTTTTCTTTAACCTTTAAAGCTCCGCCGCCGCAAAACCTGCCTGTAAAACTGCAAGTAATTGAAAAACAGTTAAAAAGCAAGTATAAGTTACATAGCCGCCACGGCATTGTCAACAGCAGGGCGGTAACCTAATGAGCGTTTATAGCTTTAACTTTTCCTTAACATACTTTAACCTCTCCTTAACTATATGCCGTGTGGGCAGCAGGTATATTTGTGTAGTTGAAAGTGCGAACAAAACGATACCAACATAAAACTATGAAAAAGTTAATCAGAAGAGGATGCCTGTTGTTTGCGTTGCTGGGCCTTTATCCGGCTTCGCAAGCACTGGCCCAGAAAGTAGCAGGCAGCAAGCAGACAGGTGCAGAAGCCGTAACCCTTAAACCCTCTAAAGTAAGCACAAGTGCTGCCGCAAGGCCGGCCAAGGCAGAAAGTATTACAGCGGAACCCTCCAAAGCGAATGCCGCGGCAGCGGAAACAATAGCAGTGGCTCCCAGTGCCGTGCAAAAGCAGAGCACCACCATAAGTATAGGCGGTGGAACAGGCAAAGAGTTAAGCAAGGCAGAAATTGACAGCCTGGTTGATGCGGGCGTTATCAAGATAATGACGCATGAGGAAATGCTGGATATGAAGCGTGTGCGGGAGGAGAAGTTCTTAGCCATGGTGAATAAGCCTGCCCCGGCGTTTACGGCCACTGACCTGAATGGCAAAACCTATACTTTAGAACAGCTGAAAGGGAAGACGGTCGTGTTGAACTTCTGGTTTATCGGCTGCAAACCCTGTGTATTGGAGATGCCCCACCTGAACGAGGTAGTGGCCAAGTATAAACCAGAGGAGGTAGTGTTCCTGGCGTTCGCGCTCGATCAGGAGCCGGATCTGCGTCAGTTTCTCGAGAAGCACTCTTTTAACTACAACATTGTGCCAGATGCAGGCAAAACAGCCCGTGACACCTTCGGGGTGAATGCCTTCCCCACAAGTATGGTGATTAACAAGGCCGGTGTGCTGCAGAGTTACCTTGTAGGCTACAGCGAAGATGTGGGCGAGCAACTAACAGGTATGATAGAGAAAGCAAGGCAGCACAAGTAGTTACAGGCTACGCTTTTAACTTTTTTGCTAACATACTTTAACCTCTCCTTAACCAATTCGAAACAGGCTACAGCGTAATTTTATGATGAATCTAAACGGCAAAACGATGAATTTTATTTCCACCTTAGAAACCATGGCGAAACTGGCGCTAGCCCTTCTGCTGGCGCTTTTACCACTCCACCAACTCCTGGCGCAGGAAAGTAGCAGCGAAAAAACAAAGGAACTGCGCGTCAAGATAGTCCGGGAACTGAACGGTCAGACGCAGGTAACGGACACCGTGGTGCAGGCACAGGACCAGGACCAGGAAGTGCTCATCAACTCCCTTAGAGCCCTCAAAACCGATACGGCACTGGCCCGCCGGCTGCGCACGAACCTTGGCGGCACGTTCCGGTTCGACACTACAGTGGTAGTTAAAGATATCAAAAAGAGGATCTACAGCAGTTCAGGTGCGGCGTTAGACACTGCTGAGTTCCGAAGGCTGCACGGGGATAAAATTAAAGTCTATAAGCTGGATAAAGCACTAAATACTGCCGACAGGCAAGTGTTTGTGAATCGCATCAGGACGCAGGACACAACCATGTACCGTCGTTTGCAGGAGGAGGGTGCTATTTTTTATCTAAACGGGGATAGCTTGAAAGGCATACATCATTTTGAAGTAGTTAACGGTGCGGAAACCGTAGAGATAGGGTCCGGAAATCCGGCGGTATTCTTACGAGCAGCCAAAAACAAGGACGGCGTGTTCCTGATTCACCGGGACTCTGCCGCGCTCAACCACCTGAATCCCACACGAATTGCAAAGATTGTTGTGCAGCGTGGCAACGTGATCAGCTTGGATTCTTTGAGGGGGGCAGGTGTGAAGAAAGTGCAGATCAAGATATCGAAAGACAAAGAAACGGGTGCGCAGAAAGTCTACAAAATAGATGAGCAGGGCAACGAGGTGGAGATGAAAGGGGACTACCTGAAACTGGACCACGGCGATGCCCGCATTACGATCATTATGAAGGCCAGGGTAGAGGATATCACCGCAGCCGATAAGGAAGCACTAAAGGAAGCGGGTGCCTCTGTCGAGACAAAGCCGCGAAATGAGCTGCACGTGGAGGAAATCAGCTTTTACCCCAACCCAAACAACGGGCGCTTTAACCTTAGCTTTAAGCTGGACAAGAGGAGCACCACCCGGGTAAGCGTAATGGACAGCCAGGGGAAAGAAGTATTTGTGGATACTGTGGCAGAGCCTGCAGGAGAGTACAACCGGCAGATCGATCTCACACCTTTCGGACCAGGACTATACTACCTGCAAATTGCGCAGGGGAAAAAATATCACACCAAAAGGATATTAGTGAAATAACAGAATTGCTACAAAGATGAATAAACCGAAAAGCCTGCTACTGTGTAACAGGCTTTTTTTCTGTGGCTGAACCCTGTGCCGGCTTCCTAAGTAAAAGTATACCTGTGTTTTAAAGGAGGGTGACACTTAATAGGATACCGATGCAAAATAAAAGTTTACTGACGCTGCTTTTGACTTGCCTGCTTTGCCTAAGCGCACAGGCGCAAATTCCGAAAACCTTGAATGCCACGCTGGATGGCTACAAGTACCCTTATGAGGTGAAATACTTTGAGGCCGAGGTAGAAGGCGAGAAGTATAAAATGGCTTACATGGATGTGGCGCCTACCAGGCAGGTGCAAAACCCCCAAACGGTACTGCTCCTGCACGGCAAGAACTTCTTCGGGGCTTACTGGGGCCAGACAATTAAATTCCTCACTGAAAATGGCTTTCGGGTAATCGTGCCGGATCAGGTGGGTTTCGGCAAGTCTGAAAAGCCGGAAGTATACTACAGCTTCCACCAACTGGCCCAAAATACGAAGGAGCTGCTGGAGCACCTAGGGGTAAAAAGAACAGCCGTGGTGGGTCACTCCATGGGCGGCATGGTGGCTACGCGGTTTGCCTTGCTTTACCCGGAGATGACAACGAAGCTGGTGCTGGAAAATTCCATAGGGCTGGAGGATTACCGCCTGTTCGTACCATACAAAACGCTGAACGATCTGTACCAGGAAGAGCTGAAGCGCACGCCGGAATCTATCCGCAAATACCATCAAACCTATTATACCGCCTGGAAACCTGCTTATGAGGAGTGGGTAAACGTGCCGGCCGCGCAAATTGGCCATCCGGATTATCCTAAAGTTGCCCAGGCATCGGCATTAACGTATGCCATGATTTACCAGCAGCCGGTGGTGTATGAGTTCGATGAGCTGAAGGTGCCCACACTGCTGGTGATCGGGCAGGAAGACCGCACCATTGTAGGTAAAGGCTACATCCAGGACAAGCAGAAGCTGCAGGAGCATGGGCAGTACCCGCAACTAGGCAAGCAAACAGCCAAGGCTATTCCGAACGCAAGGCTGGTGGAACTGAAGGGGGTGGGGCATATCCCGCACCTGGAGGCTCCCGAAAAGTTTGAGCAGGCGCTGCTTCAGTTTCTAAAGCAGTAGGCCGGTTAATGGTGGTGGTCGTGATCGTTGGGCTTGCTGTTGTAATTGGCGATGGTACCCAGCACAAAAAAGACAGCCCAACATAAATAAAGCGCGTTGAAATTAGCAACAGTTTTGCCCAGCAGCAGCAGGATAAGGTTGGCAACAATGGTCATCACCAAGCCTGTGGCAGCCACAAACTGGTAGGAGTTCATTTCCCGAGGGTCGTAAATTTTCGATAATTTCATGCGCTGTCAGTTCTGTTCTCCCCCCGCTAACAATTTCGGAGCAAGAGTAGTGCCTTTTGGGTAAAGGTGCGGCAAAGATAACAGAACGGTTCAGTTATTGTTACTAAAGATCAGAACCAGCTCCTTATACTTTACCGATGATGAAAAAGACCTTCCTATACTTGTTTTTACTTTTTGTTCCCGCTGCTGTTATACTTCCCGTATCAAGCGCTTCTGCCGCTGCGGTTACCCAGGATAACTTTTATACCTCCACCACAGAGCTGTTGCAGCGGCACGTAAAGCAGGGGCAGGTAAATTACAGGAGCCTGCAGCAGGACGGACAGAAGCTAAAACAACTTGTGCAGCAGGTAGCTGCCTATAATCTGAGCAATGCCTCCGCTGCTGAAAGAAAAGCTTTTTACATTAACGCCTACAACCTGCTGGTACTGCAGCAGGTGCTGGAGCATTATCCGTTAAAATCGGTGATGGACGTGAAAGGCTTTTTTGACGGGAACAAGTATAAAGTTGCCGGGGAGAGCCTGACGCTAAACCAATTGGAGAAGCAAAAGCTGCTGGAGCCATTTAATGATGCGCGGGTTCATTTCGCCGTGGTATGTGCCGCTAAGTCGTGCCCGCCCTTGCTTAGCGAGGCCTACACCCCGCAAAAGGTAGAGCAGCAGTTGCAGGCACAGGCCGAGCGTACACTGCAAGGTAAGCAGTTCATAAAGGTACAGCCCCAAAACCGTAAAGTACTGGTGTCAGAGATCTTCAACTGGTACAAGAGCGATTTTGGCAGCTCTAACAATAGCATTCTCGCCTATATAAACCGCTATCGCACACAAGCCGTTCCTAAGAATTACGACCTGGGATACTATACTTATAATTGGCAGCTGAACGATATATCAGGCAAATGATGCCATTAGTGTGAATTTTATGTTAAGCTATTCTGGGGCACACGCTAACATGTGCTGGCTATCAGCGTATATGCTAGAGAACTAAAACAAAAAGACTATGAGCAATGCTGAAGATAGAAAGCCTGAAAAGGATGATAACATAAATAACGATTACCGCGAACGCGTTGGCATGGACAACCACCCCGATCCGTCGGCCAAGCGAAATATGGGCCCCGGGGGCACAACAGAGCGTGCCGGCCAGATGGACAAGCTGGAGAACAAGCACATCGGTGGCGACGAAACCACCGGCTACGGCGCCAACGACCCAAACAGCGTAGAATCTTTTGCGCAAGGACCGGGCTTTGAGTTTGAAGGAAGCGACACCGGCATGGATGACGATGTGGCGGGTATCCGCCGTGGAGACCAGCCGCTAGGGGAGGACAAGGAAAGACCAGACGACGCAGATTACAGCCGACGGTAACAGCGGACAAGTATAAACAGGAAGGGGGGAGCCAATTGGCTCCCCCCTTCCTGTTTATAAGTTAACCATACAGCGAAGGCCCAGGGTTGGTGTTCCTTCGCTATCCTGGCTCATGTTCTAGTTCTCTGCGCCGGCGGCTACAAAGCGTGTGTGGGTA
Above is a window of Pontibacter akesuensis DNA encoding:
- a CDS encoding T9SS type A sorting domain-containing protein, with the protein product MMNLNGKTMNFISTLETMAKLALALLLALLPLHQLLAQESSSEKTKELRVKIVRELNGQTQVTDTVVQAQDQDQEVLINSLRALKTDTALARRLRTNLGGTFRFDTTVVVKDIKKRIYSSSGAALDTAEFRRLHGDKIKVYKLDKALNTADRQVFVNRIRTQDTTMYRRLQEEGAIFYLNGDSLKGIHHFEVVNGAETVEIGSGNPAVFLRAAKNKDGVFLIHRDSAALNHLNPTRIAKIVVQRGNVISLDSLRGAGVKKVQIKISKDKETGAQKVYKIDEQGNEVEMKGDYLKLDHGDARITIIMKARVEDITAADKEALKEAGASVETKPRNELHVEEISFYPNPNNGRFNLSFKLDKRSTTRVSVMDSQGKEVFVDTVAEPAGEYNRQIDLTPFGPGLYYLQIAQGKKYHTKRILVK
- a CDS encoding DUF547 domain-containing protein, whose protein sequence is MMKKTFLYLFLLFVPAAVILPVSSASAAAVTQDNFYTSTTELLQRHVKQGQVNYRSLQQDGQKLKQLVQQVAAYNLSNASAAERKAFYINAYNLLVLQQVLEHYPLKSVMDVKGFFDGNKYKVAGESLTLNQLEKQKLLEPFNDARVHFAVVCAAKSCPPLLSEAYTPQKVEQQLQAQAERTLQGKQFIKVQPQNRKVLVSEIFNWYKSDFGSSNNSILAYINRYRTQAVPKNYDLGYYTYNWQLNDISGK
- a CDS encoding alpha/beta fold hydrolase, which encodes MQNKSLLTLLLTCLLCLSAQAQIPKTLNATLDGYKYPYEVKYFEAEVEGEKYKMAYMDVAPTRQVQNPQTVLLLHGKNFFGAYWGQTIKFLTENGFRVIVPDQVGFGKSEKPEVYYSFHQLAQNTKELLEHLGVKRTAVVGHSMGGMVATRFALLYPEMTTKLVLENSIGLEDYRLFVPYKTLNDLYQEELKRTPESIRKYHQTYYTAWKPAYEEWVNVPAAQIGHPDYPKVAQASALTYAMIYQQPVVYEFDELKVPTLLVIGQEDRTIVGKGYIQDKQKLQEHGQYPQLGKQTAKAIPNARLVELKGVGHIPHLEAPEKFEQALLQFLKQ
- a CDS encoding peroxiredoxin family protein; protein product: MKKLIRRGCLLFALLGLYPASQALAQKVAGSKQTGAEAVTLKPSKVSTSAAARPAKAESITAEPSKANAAAAETIAVAPSAVQKQSTTISIGGGTGKELSKAEIDSLVDAGVIKIMTHEEMLDMKRVREEKFLAMVNKPAPAFTATDLNGKTYTLEQLKGKTVVLNFWFIGCKPCVLEMPHLNEVVAKYKPEEVVFLAFALDQEPDLRQFLEKHSFNYNIVPDAGKTARDTFGVNAFPTSMVINKAGVLQSYLVGYSEDVGEQLTGMIEKARQHK